The following coding sequences are from one Paenibacillus sp. FSL R5-0912 window:
- a CDS encoding CPBP family intramembrane glutamic endopeptidase gives MQLKTGENAGIFTGKRISARFIVGLIILEIIFAMTVNLLFFEKGTFDDINRLTHGWINATLCAGLLGLMVIVIIYLWAMVRIPLRDLGLRREKLLAGCLWTFVFWLAVNVMSTCINLIAGTALTWNQDLADFPNLFLGALLGQLFGNALLEEIIFRGFLFVQIHHWLSGTGKPSSRIVKAMLISQTVFALMHIPNRIYGGLHGMEFVYDFIQLVILGMLFALLYVLTRNLFIVVGVHSLLNVNLVIWTGSYATTASLTCMGFAVGILLLLRRKKVHSRKSVIHY, from the coding sequence ATGCAGCTTAAGACAGGGGAAAATGCAGGGATTTTTACAGGAAAACGTATTTCAGCCAGGTTTATCGTTGGCCTTATTATTCTGGAGATTATTTTCGCGATGACGGTGAACCTCCTTTTCTTTGAAAAGGGGACCTTCGATGACATTAACCGGCTGACACACGGGTGGATAAATGCCACGTTATGCGCGGGACTGCTTGGTCTCATGGTAATTGTCATTATTTATTTATGGGCAATGGTCCGGATTCCGCTGCGGGATCTGGGACTGAGACGGGAGAAGCTGCTGGCCGGATGCCTATGGACATTTGTGTTCTGGCTGGCTGTCAATGTAATGAGTACCTGCATCAATCTCATTGCCGGTACAGCACTTACATGGAATCAGGACCTTGCCGACTTTCCGAATCTGTTTCTGGGCGCTTTGCTTGGACAATTGTTCGGCAATGCCTTGCTGGAGGAGATCATCTTCCGCGGCTTCCTTTTTGTGCAGATCCATCATTGGTTGTCAGGAACGGGTAAGCCTTCCTCCCGCATAGTTAAGGCGATGCTCATCTCGCAAACAGTCTTTGCCCTCATGCATATTCCGAACCGGATTTACGGCGGACTTCACGGAATGGAGTTTGTGTATGATTTTATCCAGCTGGTTATTCTCGGGATGCTGTTTGCACTCCTCTATGTCCTGACCCGGAATCTGTTCATCGTAGTGGGCGTCCACTCGCTGCTGAATGTGAATCTGGTAATCTGGACGGGCAGCTACGCCACAACGGCTTCGCTTACCTGTATGGGCTTTGCTGTCGGAATTCTTCTGCTGCTGCGGAGAAAGAAAGTACATAGCCGGAAATCCGTGATACATTATTGA